The proteins below come from a single Cololabis saira isolate AMF1-May2022 chromosome 2, fColSai1.1, whole genome shotgun sequence genomic window:
- the esrp2 gene encoding epithelial splicing regulatory protein 2 isoform X1, producing the protein MASHSDTLVVFFGATAGANGGKLGSDEREIILLVWQIVDLHEKKVGKLHKYFVKPDTLELTDQCEQETGLTLEDVVKAEPLDKVLQQFQQSVSSELKCLGRSSYTLLVNGPLIIRQVLHPEASKKNLVLPECFFSFVDLRKEFHKCCPNAGPLQKLTLDSMLEYVDLPAVNEQLMGMREVTSMVQVTLCILAEPHNHMFSYAETVKYKFDSGTCCKTEPVNSETVVRARGLPWQSSDQDIARFFKGLNIAKGGVALCLNAQGRRNGEALVRFINSEHRDLALERHKHHMGSRYIEVYKATGEEFLKIAGGSSNEVAKFLSKENQVIIRMRGLPFTATAQEVLSFLGPESPVTDGAEGLLFVKYPDGRPSGDAFVLFSCEEYAQHALKKHKQILGKRYIELFRSTAAEVQQVLNRFISTPLITTINPSSIVPVLAAHSFLPPASTSRDCVRLRGLPYTAGIEDILEFMGEHTIDIKPHGVHMVLNQQGRPSGDAFIQMRSSDKAFLVSQKCHKKTMKDRYVEVFQCSTEEMSIVLMGGTLNRSGLSPPPCKLPCLSPPTAYTPFPTPPALFSEAALYQPPLLAPPRPPQSTMHNPAHSLAYYPPQPHLYMNMNMNYTAYYPSPPVSPSTVGYFAAPHGAVGAQPHHAAAAAPSILPQPGALLRMQGLPYNTGVKDILSFFQGYQYAPDEYSSVVQMSEQARSLIQPKEWLCL; encoded by the exons GTCGGGAAGCTTCATAAATACTTTGTCAAGCCAGACACTTTGGAGCTGACAGACCAGTGTGAACAAGAGACAGGACTGACTCTTGAGGACGTGGTCAAAGCCGAGCCCCTGGACAAAGTCCTGCAACAG TTCCAGCAGTCTGTGTCATCAGAGCTGAAATGTCTGGGAAGGAGCTCCTACACACTTCTGGTGAACGGTCCCCTCATCATTCGACAGGTCCTCCACCCCGAAGCTTCCAAAAAG AATCTTGTACTACCTGAGTGTTTCTTTTCATTCGTGGACCTGAGGAAAGAGTTTCACAAATGCTGCCCAAACGCTGGTCCGCTGCAGAAGCTCACGCTCGACTCCATGTTGGAAT ATGTTGATCTCCCGGCTGTAAATGAGCAGTTGATGGGGATGAGGGAGGTGACCAGCATGGTGCAGGTGACACTTTGCATCCTAGCGGAGCCCCACA aTCACATGTTCTCCTACGCTGAAACTGTGAAATACAAGTTTGACTCTGGCACATG CTGCAAGACGGAGCCGGTGAACAGTGAGACGGTGGTCAGGGCGCGGGGGCTTCCATGGCAGTCCTCAGACCAGGACATCGCTCGCTTCTTTAAAGGCCTCAATATTGCCAA GGGCGGCGTGGCCCTGTGTCTCAACGCTCAGGGCAGGAGGAATGGAGAAGCCTTGGTTCGGTTCATCAACTCTGAACACCGAGACCTGGCCCTGGAGCGCCACAAACACCACATGGGAAGCCGTTATATTGAG gtcTACAAAGCTACAGGAGAAGAATTTCTCAAGATCGCTGGAG GTTCATCTAACGAGGTGGCGAAGTTCCTGTCTAAAGAGAACCAGGTGATTATCCGGATGCGGGGGCTGCCGTTCACCGCCACGGCCCAGGAAGTGCTGTCCTTCCTCGGTCCGGAGAGCCCAGTTACCGATGGGGCCGAGGGCCTGCTCTTCGTCAAGTACCCCGACGGGCGGCCCAGTGGCGACGCCTTTGTGCTCTTCTCGTGCGAAGAATATGCCCAGCATGCCCTGAAGAAGCACAAGCAGATCTTGGGGAAGCGGTACATCGAGCTGTTTCGAAGCACCGCGGCAGAAGTGCAACAG GTCCTGAATCGCTTCATCTCCACACCTCTAATCACCACAATAAACCCTTCATCCATCGTCCCGGTCCTCGCCGCACATTCCTTCCTCCCGCCAGCGAGCACCTCTCGTGACTGTGTCCGCCTGCGCGGCCTGCCGTACACCGCCGGCATCGAGGACATCCTGGAGTTCATGGGCGAACACACGATTGACATCAAACCTCATGGAGTCCACATGGTCCTGAACCAACAG GGTCGACCCTCTGGAGATGCCTTTATCCAAATGAGGTCCTCTGACAAGGCGTTCCTGGTGTCCCAGAAGTGCCATAAAAAGACGATGAAGGATCGGTATGTTGAGGTCTTCCAGTGCTCCACAGAGGAGATGAGCATCGTCCTGATGGGAGGAACCCTGAACCGCAGTGGCCTCTCCCCCCCACCCTGCAAACTTCCCT GTCTGTCTCCTCCCACTGCCTACACCCCCTTCCCCACCCCTCCTGCCCTCTTCTCCGAGGCTGCCCTCTACCAGCCCCCCCTGCTGGCTCCTCCCAGACCTCCTCAGAGCACCATGCACAATCCCGCTCACTCTCTGGCCTACTACCCCCCTCAGCCACATCtctacatgaacatgaacatgaactacACCGCCTACTACCCCAG TCCCCCAGTTTCTCCCTCCACGGTCGGCTACTTCGCAGCTCCACACGGGGCCGTGGGGGCTCAGCCCCACCACGCTGCAGCAGCTGCCCCCTCCATACTGCCCCAGCCAGGGGCCCTGCTAAGGATGCAGGGTTTGCCCTACAACACCGGTGTCAAAGACATCCTCAGCTTCTTCCAGGGATACCAG TACGCCCCTGACGAGTACAGCAGCGTGGTTCAGATGAGCGAACAGGCCAGGAGTCTGATTCAGCCCAAAGAATGGCTCTGTCTGTAG
- the esrp2 gene encoding epithelial splicing regulatory protein 2 isoform X2: MASHSDTLVVFFGATAGANGGKLGSDEREIILLVWQIVDLHEKKVGKLHKYFVKPDTLELTDQCEQETGLTLEDVVKAEPLDKVLQQFQQSVSSELKCLGRSSYTLLVNGPLIIRQVLHPEASKKNLVLPECFFSFVDLRKEFHKCCPNAGPLQKLTLDSMLEYVDLPAVNEQLMGMREVTSMVQVTLCILAEPHNHMFSYAETVKYKFDSGTCCKTEPVNSETVVRARGLPWQSSDQDIARFFKGLNIAKGGVALCLNAQGRRNGEALVRFINSEHRDLALERHKHHMGSRYIEVYKATGEEFLKIAGGSSNEVAKFLSKENQVIIRMRGLPFTATAQEVLSFLGPESPVTDGAEGLLFVKYPDGRPSGDAFVLFSCEEYAQHALKKHKQILGKRYIELFRSTAAEVQQVLNRFISTPLITTINPSSIVPVLAAHSFLPPASTSRDCVRLRGLPYTAGIEDILEFMGEHTIDIKPHGVHMVLNQQGRPSGDAFIQMRSSDKAFLVSQKCHKKTMKDRYVEVFQCSTEEMSIVLMGGTLNRSGLSPPPCKLPCLSPPTAYTPFPTPPALFSEAALYQPPLLAPPRPPQSTMHNPAHSLAYYPPQPHLYMNMNMNYTAYYPSPPVSPSTVGYFAAPHGAVGAQPHHAAAAAPSILPQPGALLRMQGLPYNTGVKDILSFFQGYQPKLGGVT, from the exons GTCGGGAAGCTTCATAAATACTTTGTCAAGCCAGACACTTTGGAGCTGACAGACCAGTGTGAACAAGAGACAGGACTGACTCTTGAGGACGTGGTCAAAGCCGAGCCCCTGGACAAAGTCCTGCAACAG TTCCAGCAGTCTGTGTCATCAGAGCTGAAATGTCTGGGAAGGAGCTCCTACACACTTCTGGTGAACGGTCCCCTCATCATTCGACAGGTCCTCCACCCCGAAGCTTCCAAAAAG AATCTTGTACTACCTGAGTGTTTCTTTTCATTCGTGGACCTGAGGAAAGAGTTTCACAAATGCTGCCCAAACGCTGGTCCGCTGCAGAAGCTCACGCTCGACTCCATGTTGGAAT ATGTTGATCTCCCGGCTGTAAATGAGCAGTTGATGGGGATGAGGGAGGTGACCAGCATGGTGCAGGTGACACTTTGCATCCTAGCGGAGCCCCACA aTCACATGTTCTCCTACGCTGAAACTGTGAAATACAAGTTTGACTCTGGCACATG CTGCAAGACGGAGCCGGTGAACAGTGAGACGGTGGTCAGGGCGCGGGGGCTTCCATGGCAGTCCTCAGACCAGGACATCGCTCGCTTCTTTAAAGGCCTCAATATTGCCAA GGGCGGCGTGGCCCTGTGTCTCAACGCTCAGGGCAGGAGGAATGGAGAAGCCTTGGTTCGGTTCATCAACTCTGAACACCGAGACCTGGCCCTGGAGCGCCACAAACACCACATGGGAAGCCGTTATATTGAG gtcTACAAAGCTACAGGAGAAGAATTTCTCAAGATCGCTGGAG GTTCATCTAACGAGGTGGCGAAGTTCCTGTCTAAAGAGAACCAGGTGATTATCCGGATGCGGGGGCTGCCGTTCACCGCCACGGCCCAGGAAGTGCTGTCCTTCCTCGGTCCGGAGAGCCCAGTTACCGATGGGGCCGAGGGCCTGCTCTTCGTCAAGTACCCCGACGGGCGGCCCAGTGGCGACGCCTTTGTGCTCTTCTCGTGCGAAGAATATGCCCAGCATGCCCTGAAGAAGCACAAGCAGATCTTGGGGAAGCGGTACATCGAGCTGTTTCGAAGCACCGCGGCAGAAGTGCAACAG GTCCTGAATCGCTTCATCTCCACACCTCTAATCACCACAATAAACCCTTCATCCATCGTCCCGGTCCTCGCCGCACATTCCTTCCTCCCGCCAGCGAGCACCTCTCGTGACTGTGTCCGCCTGCGCGGCCTGCCGTACACCGCCGGCATCGAGGACATCCTGGAGTTCATGGGCGAACACACGATTGACATCAAACCTCATGGAGTCCACATGGTCCTGAACCAACAG GGTCGACCCTCTGGAGATGCCTTTATCCAAATGAGGTCCTCTGACAAGGCGTTCCTGGTGTCCCAGAAGTGCCATAAAAAGACGATGAAGGATCGGTATGTTGAGGTCTTCCAGTGCTCCACAGAGGAGATGAGCATCGTCCTGATGGGAGGAACCCTGAACCGCAGTGGCCTCTCCCCCCCACCCTGCAAACTTCCCT GTCTGTCTCCTCCCACTGCCTACACCCCCTTCCCCACCCCTCCTGCCCTCTTCTCCGAGGCTGCCCTCTACCAGCCCCCCCTGCTGGCTCCTCCCAGACCTCCTCAGAGCACCATGCACAATCCCGCTCACTCTCTGGCCTACTACCCCCCTCAGCCACATCtctacatgaacatgaacatgaactacACCGCCTACTACCCCAG TCCCCCAGTTTCTCCCTCCACGGTCGGCTACTTCGCAGCTCCACACGGGGCCGTGGGGGCTCAGCCCCACCACGCTGCAGCAGCTGCCCCCTCCATACTGCCCCAGCCAGGGGCCCTGCTAAGGATGCAGGGTTTGCCCTACAACACCGGTGTCAAAGACATCCTCAGCTTCTTCCAGGGATACCAG CCCAAATTAGGCGGAGTCACCTGA